TATGGAGGATATGgcagcaattctgtttctaagaacaatactttagttacttttggattgtatttaacagcttttCTAAAGCTATATGTCAGGttcaattaataaataagttgtttTAAGTCTTCCAATATGTAGTTCAACTTTacggtttatatttttgagctttggcagtgataacaTGCCTTGTATATTGTCtacttaacttctttcagtcaacatggaaattacataaggaacagcaacaccaaaaaatttaagttttttaaagtaattaatatacaTTATACTTTTAGCATGCTCTGGTAAAatctgtgtgtttgtttcagaaaactactatagtttatataaacaagctgctgtgtagccatggggcagccattcaaactgctggagaaaaggcacaggttatattGCACATAATAGATAAATTCTGTCCAataaatggtgttttatctgttatgtgatatataacctgtgctttttctccttttttccagcagtttgaatggctgcccccgtggctacacagcagcttgtttttataaactatagtagtcgtctgaaacaaacacacagatTTTACCAGCGCATGctaacagtaccttatattttaattgctttgatacactttcagttttcggtgttactcttcctttaaaaaTAGAGGAGTCGGAGTTGGAGTCAGAGTCCTAGGTACCATAAACTAAGGAGTCTGAGTTGGAGTGGAAGGATTTATGTTGCCCTGCGTACAACCCtgactataagttaatttaaaggtgaaccaccactttggAGCAGGGGCTTCCAATGCCTAAATAAAATTGTGAACTATAAATTAGTAAGCCTgcgaaaaatgcatttttaaaaaaataaaacaactgaaTAACAGCAGTTATGCAATTTATTGTATTAGTTAAAAGATAATATAGAATGTGAGTAACTTTATCTAACCCCTTGCAAGGTAAAAGGAACAAATGGACTTACTGTGAAGGGCACAGAGCAGATAAAGAAGATGATAGTCATCAGGGAGAGAAGAATAAGATGGTCTATCTCCTCAGACATGGACATCCTCTCTCGCTTGGTCACTGTGAGAGAGCCAAGTCTCCGCGCTTTCTGGCGCTTGTGCATCCTCACCAGGCTGATGATGACTATGGAGTTGCAGGTGAGCACTGCAATGATGAGTATGAGCAGGAGGGTGGCATACAAAGTGGAGTAGACGTTGCTGGTGGAGCCGTCTATGTGCTCGCCTCTCATGTTGATGAAGCACCAGGTTCCAGGGCAGTACTGGATGTATTCCCCAACCCCCATGGCtgggaagaggcagaagaagacgCAGAAGGAGTAGATGACAGGGAATGTGACCAGACCACAGCGTTTACTGATGAACTTCTCATAGAAGTAAGGGTGCCCTATGGCCATTGCCCTCTCCAGCGCCATGGCGAACAGGACCAGCATAGTAGCCAGGCTGAAGAAAGTCATGGCAAAGGCAAAATAATGACAGACAATAGGTTTGTCACTGCCCCCCAAAGCATTGAGGGTCAAGTTCCTCGAGTAAGAAGCCAAGACTACAGGGCTAATCATGCAGGTGCCCATCAGGTCAGTGATGACCAGGCCAGTGGCCAGGATGTGGAAGAGAGAGATTTTGCCCCTGATCCCCCTCCTGCGATTCTCCAGCAGCACCAAAGCGATCAGATTGCCCAGCACCCCGGCAGAGAACATCACGGCGCTGGGGACCGGACTCGCCCCTGAGTTTAGGTGCGAACTGGACTCACACAAGTCACTCATATTGTCCCTCATCCTCCCGAGCGTCCCACACTTCTGTCAAAAGTGCCTCAAACTTCAACCGCCCCCAGCCCGTCGCGTTTCTCTGCCCACTCTCATGACAGGGACTCCGCGCCCGCACCACCCGCCAGCTTGTGGCTTCTCCCGACTTAGGACAGTGGAGTCACAACGTGGGGAAGCTCTGACATCAGCAGCGCCGCTCACCCCGCCCTTTATTCACATGGACTTCAGCGCGGGCTGCTCCGACCTCTCCTTTATCACCGTCCAACCTGCGTCCAACTGTCAGTTTCCTACCCGTGACCCCTCAGCTGCCACTGGGCTCCATGATACTTCCTGACTGGAGCAACCAAAGCAGTGGAGAGGGCAGGGCGGCTCGGGGTTGTTACATTTCATACTAACTCCGCTGCTGTAGCTCAGAGGTATCACACTTGGTATCACACACCTTTAGCATGAAACGCTGAGTCGCTGTCATTCCCCTCTTACTTATTACATAATAGGTATAAAGAGACAAATGGAATGCTACCTTCTGTGCGTGTGCTAAGTAAATACCGCAGTTGCGCAACTTTGCGCTATAATAACCTTTCCCCTATTGTTTGGCCTCTATTCATCAGTGCCAGGGAGTGTATCGTTACAGCTCTCATGTGTTACTGCTGTTATGTGAGTCCAAGGGCTAGTAGGTACAAATCCCATTGAGAGACTGGCAGCCTAACAAAAGCCGGTGTTCTACACTTTTGCTATTCACTGTCCTTTCTCACTTTACCCTGTTCATAAAGAACTTTGACATCCTCTGAGTAAAATGTCAGATGAAATCTGTTGCTCAGCCTAGACTTGGCAACacgttggggcagatttactatagggCGAAGTGGCCGACGCTAGTGGAAATTCCCCAGAAATCCaatctcttttatctttatttagcttccttggacatgtgtaataaaaagtggccacttcaagcatttgcaccaacagctCTAGAAAAGACGTCCATAAGACCTCTATGTACCCACCCCAATTCAagttgacctaagcataagagtactaacaatGTTTTGCTCgccagaattgaacgctagtcaAAAATCACTATTAAATGATTGTGCTGGCGAATtaagcgaaacttcgccagcattcggctgcagagacacaacttcgtattttaacaaattagcgtagtggtagagaATTTGCGCCAGctgaagtgtggcggagccttggCAGGCGAAATTTGCCCCGTTGTCTCCTATGAGAAGATAAATAATCCTGTTAAAGTAACTGAAATGTTGTTTTACTACTTGGACAATATTGCCATTAATACTTTCACAGCTTCCCTTAGACCTTTCAAGAAAGTTCAGGAACAGTAAGACTaaaaaataaaagcgttttaaagtaattaaaatatccgATTTTAACAATCGCTCTTCTcagtccctatcagacgcctgcctaaccaTTAGCTAAAATGCGCCTGATGTGCGTTTCACCCGCCagttgcgggctttgtcaaaggttAGGCAGGCATATGATAGGGACTGAGAAGGGTGATTGTTAAaatcggatcgggaggggactcATGGTGGGTGAAGGCGTTGGAGACTGTAATGATCCGAGGGCTCTGTTACTTTCCGGTTAGATGTGCCTGAGGCACACTGCAATATACCGAATGTGCGTCGCATTAATATGGCTTCAGGTCATCGATACCTATTAGCTTAAGCTGTTCAACCTCACACTATATGGGAGGGGtcctgaagtgggtgaaggggttggcactgGGAAGTGCATCCTTGGCGTACCTCGTCGACGTTCACACTTATTATGGTGACAATTTGAATGTACTATTTAATCATCATTGACTAGCAGTCACTTCTTCAATATAGAAGTGCAATAGCACATTACCCCCTAAACCCACTAATTGCCTGGTCAATCAGCCTCCTGTGCCTAACCTTTAATTTTAATGTTGCATACTAGACTTTGACTTTAATGatatattaaaggttaagttttacttaTTACTTCATATGAGTTTCGGAGCcaatggatgggaaggtgcagttggatgggtcagctctttcATTTCTCTCTGCTGTTATACATTAACtatttgaccttgcacaccatacCCTGTGTTTGATGGGCGGTGCTCCCCAATACccaattttttcatttatataaactatagtagtctttctgaagaaaacacaccagttgtaccagcagTGCAAccgtatatttttattactttacacttttattttttggtgttactattcaaTAAGGTGTATGAATAAGAgataatatcaataaaaatatatattgaaaaattggtcagaaaaactcaacctgcacccgaccctgaGCCAGCAAAATATTGGATCTAGGACCCGACCCATACCCACATCTTcctgctctgtgtgtgtgccacaggttccaagacagggaatcttggAAGCAGTGGAGGAGCttacttccccagtctgatccAAACCataacctgcaatggttggccaaaccTATCCAACAGGGATCAACCTACAGGTCATCACggattaagggtggtggcagacagggatattagtcgccagCGAAAAAATTTCCTCTACTGTGGGCCAATAATCTTCCcgcactgccttcccgccggcaagaatatgaatcactGGGGGTATCGCTTCGAAtttccgaagctgcctcacgagaAATCCTCTGTTTCATGAATTATGGCATAATAGAGATATATACCTTTAATGTTCAAACAATGATGATTCTACCTGAGTAGATCAAAAGAGTGCCTGAAAAGTGGATCACCTGCGTTCATACAATTCAATGAGAATAATCACAGCTCTTTGTTTCCTCTTTCTTCTACTCTGTGTGATGTGTGTCATAGCCATCACCTAAATCCAAAACCAAGCAAATACTACCAGTGACAGCTATTActgtcatatatattttttgatgagACCATAGCAAGGGTAAAGTTTGCAAACCAGCAAGATATGGGTAACAAATCCTATATATAGTTAACCATCTACTATTTTTCTTGTTGACATccaaaattataatttattatcaCTTTACGGCCAAGGTCAATGGCACATtggtatttgcatatatatatatatataacaaacaagggaaagttgtgctcaccactaatttttaaaaccattaggcgggggtgcaatgaggctgtgaccacaaaatacatatagacaaatacaagagtcctctgcattcaacccattatcaatatatttaagacagagacattttgtgcatactttcCATTTATTTGCAACTTTTTGCGATTGTGCATCTATTTGTGAATTTTTGATCcttattttgtgcatactgctactgaaaaacgccttaccctttaaacaaaacagggattgtttgtccatatattgcaatatatttaagctggccaactacgtcacagacatcccatatctggccagtcctacgctcagttttcatctgattcattaagaattctattgcttcattatacattttacaaagggactaattttacctgcaacttacttgctgttttcaaagtaaacctcccaaacttggctgcccttttattagacaccagtgggatcacctgactatagctgggaagggtgggagctacaacatggagctggtcactgctcctgtataactagaacaaacaagggaaagttgtgctcaccactaatttttaaaaccattaggcgggggtatatatatatatcccgaaacccattatccagaaagttcagaattacggaaaggttatctcccatagactccattataatcaaataatccaaatttttaaaactgattccctttttctgtgtaataataaaacagtagcttgtacttgatccaaactaagatatacttaatccttattggaagcaaaaccagcctattgggtttatttaatgtttatatgattttctagttttagttgtgaagatccaaattacggaaagacccattatccggaaagccccaggtcccgagcattctggataataggtcacatacctatatactgtatatatatatatatatatatatatatatatatatatatatatatatatatatatatatatacacatatatatatattaaggatcATCAATAGTGCCAGAATCAGAATTAAATTATCACATACTCTAGTACtgttttgcaaaatggcaaatttGAGATTGGTGCATTAAGGACAACCAACTTTTTATGTGCATCTCCTGAATGGATTTCTTCCCCAACTTTCACTCCTATCATTCttctttatcttttgtttttcaatctttttttaatcCGTTTTTTATTGGGGTTTTCAAGAAAGAAAATGACAGTGTATCATTAGGATAACATGGATACAGTTAGCAAACAAGTATCCTCaaagagaagaaggaaaacaaaatgtatgaaaaatgaatgaataatggagcaacatttttttcaatcatttaaaataaaggaTAAACTGAGAAAGTccttgagaaaataaaaaatagtttcagATTACTCCTAAAAATGctataagtggcagatttatcaacattagaaattaagtttttttgtgcaaaaaaataacaaatttgagtttctgaaacttaagaGTTATTCAGTGCAAGAAGCTTGAAAGCATGAATACAGAAATTTGTCATCTACAACCTGGTGAGgttatgtagaaatcaatgggacaGTACTAGTGGAATTTGCAAAAGTTGAGCTACAGTATATGTCATTTTGAGTTTCAAATAtgaattcaaaatattaaagatTAATGCTAAAATAAGGGATAGTATTGCATTCCATTTcgttccagttgtttttttttcacagttttaaaatttaaaaaatagctcatgttcaaggtttttgagtttttgtaatttaaaataaaactctaaaattacaaTTTGAATAAACCTTCCCCTTTGCATGTTTATGCGTTTTAATTATAAACAGACAAGTTTTCTAAATTTGTAaagagcagtaaccaataacaaaCCAACAGGGGTTCACCTTGCACTTGGGGCAACCAGaagaaactagtgatgggtaacTACTCTCAACTACAATTACTGCAATGTGTAACCACCCCAGCTTTGTCTCTCTCACTTTCACTGTAGTAAAACCAACTTTATACAGTGTTTCATGTCAGTTATGGTAGTTGATTAATGGAGATGGTAATGTTAGAGTTTATGAGTTGGGGGAGAGATTAGTAATGCGAATGTTATGGTGTGTGTTTGATTTCCATAGCCTGTGCAAGTGCTTCCACTATTTGTCAGGGAGCTGATGTGTTTATGCATGCCTTGTGCTGGCACTGTAAAAACGTCACAATGTCCTAAGAGGGTAAAGTGATGAGTCTAGAAGAGAATATGAGTGTTTGTTAGAGTAAATGCTTAAGGTAGACTAACATAAAGCATGTCATTTTGAAGGAATTCTCTCATCTTGTAGCATagtcattatttttaaattgcactgtttacccagcaaataattcactctaccatatcaaATTTTATTCCTTAactaagtgtatttttttaagttgtaatactGATGTGTTGGCAGCCATCTTACGTCATCGTGGCTTATCctctgctttcagaaagagccagcacttctgATCTGATTACTAAtataaaaacctcaaaatcctctaatttttttcatgcaaattcaaacaaaaaaaccccaaaaacctctaaaaccttgcagtaaagaaagattttacaactggaaaaagacaaatcccattgacttcttcatgaccttgacagcttttttattagtgttttctattttgtttttttttgttgtttaaaaaattgtgaattttttgtggtttagagtaattagtataatccaaatttttggcactaaaaaatatgatttgtaaaaatgaatgaaatatgaACATTAGTACATGGGTCCCATAATTACACATGTTGTGATCATGGGTGTGtgtgattaaggggcagatttatcaagggtcgaatttagagtctatgggagtttataaaaactcccataaacaccCATAACCTTGATTTTCAGGTTCCAAAtggccaattgcaatttttttcaattcggtGAATGGGATCGATccgaaaactggaatcgaattggaatcaaatttgattcacgTTTTTTCTCAgacaaaaaacttgattttcagaatgccaccaaacaactccagattgatcccaggacgtccccataggctaaaacagcaatttggcaggtttaaagtggcaaatagtcgaatttgaatacTTAAAgtgccagtacatgatacatttttttagaaactcgaatcgaattttaattattccctagtcgaatcacactaaaataaactcgaaaattaaaatttttcaaatccaaaattccacttcgacacttgataaatctgcctctaaatgtattgatgtttagttatcagactagtccctggatcaacttgtactatgagctatcttccataaccctgtattccctcacttgctaaaaagccatccaaccccttcttaaagctatctaatgtatcagcctgtacaactgattcagggagagaattccacatcttcacggctctaattgtaaaaaaccccttccgaatatttagatggaacctcctttcttctaattggaatgggtgaccttgtgtcagctggaaagacctactggtaaataaagcattagagagattattatatgatccccttatatatttatacctaatcatcata
The sequence above is a segment of the Xenopus laevis strain J_2021 chromosome 8L, Xenopus_laevis_v10.1, whole genome shotgun sequence genome. Coding sequences within it:
- the ptger2.L gene encoding prostaglandin E2 receptor EP2 subtype: MRDNMSDLCESSSHLNSGASPVPSAVMFSAGVLGNLIALVLLENRRRGIRGKISLFHILATGLVITDLMGTCMISPVVLASYSRNLTLNALGGSDKPIVCHYFAFAMTFFSLATMLVLFAMALERAMAIGHPYFYEKFISKRCGLVTFPVIYSFCVFFCLFPAMGVGEYIQYCPGTWCFINMRGEHIDGSTSNVYSTLYATLLLILIIAVLTCNSIVIISLVRMHKRQKARRLGSLTVTKRERMSMSEEIDHLILLSLMTIIFFICSVPFTVQVYMNRFCPDRHNDKRDLLALRFISVNSIIDPWVFTILRPPVLRLIRYVLCCQKPLKIKEIAKSPSLTSRLSNTKLTIVDTKYGSAQKNQPDGHGENT